In Fibrobacter sp. UWR3, the genomic window TTGTGCCGGTTTTGCCTGCGCAGACTTGGCCTGCGCGGAACCTTTTTTCTTTTGTGCGAGCGCTGCCTTTACAAGCCCGCTGAACAGCGGGTGCGGCGCGGTGGGCCTGCTCTTGAATTCCGGGTGGAACTGGCAGGCTTCAAAGTAGGGGTGGTTCTTGATTTCCACCATTTCCACGAGCTTGCCATCGGGCGATGTACCGGCGATTTTCAGGCCGGCCTTTTCCAAGGCGACGCGGAATTCGCTATTGTAGTTGAACTCGTAGCGGTGACGGTGACGCTCGCTGATTTTTTCGCTCTTGTAGAGTTTTGCGGCGTTGGAATCCTTCATGAGCTTGCACGGGTAAGCGCCCAGGCGCATGGTGCCGCCCTTTTCGGTGACGTTCTTCTGTTCGTCCATCAGGTCAATGACCGGGTGGGCCGTCTTTTCGTCGAATTCCGTGGAGTTGGCGTCCTTCCAGCCGAGTATGTTGCGTGCAAATTCAATCACGCAGCATTGCATGCCGAGGCAAATTCCCAGCAGCGGGACCTTGTGTTCGCGGGCGTACTTGATGGCAACGCACTTGCCGTTCACGCCGCGGCTTCCAAAGCCGCCCGGAATCAGGATGCCGTCGGCGTTCTTGATGAGGTTCGGATTCTTTTCGAGTTCTTCGGCCTCGATACATTCCACCTTCACCTTGGCATTGTGTTCCATGCCGGCGTGTTGCAGGGCTTCGTGTACGGACTTGTAGGCATCACGGATGGCGATGTACTTGCCCACCAGCGCGATGGTGCATTCGTACTTCGGTTGGGTTGCTTTCTTTACTAGCTTGTCCCATTCGGAGTGGATAATCGGATGCACGCTCAGGCGGAGCTGTTCAAGCACGCGAAGGTCGAGTTCTTGCTTCGAAAGTTCGCGGGGCACGGCGTATACAGAATCCGTCACGTCCTTTTCTTCGATGACGCATTCGGGTTTTACGTTGCAGAAGAGCGCGAGCTTGTCGAGGTGATCCTGCGGAATCGTCATTTCGGTACGGCACACCAGAATGTCCGGGAAAATACCGATGTTGCGAAGTTCGGCAACGGAGTGCTGCGAAGGTTTTGTCTTGAGTTCGCCTGCTGCCTTGAGGTAAGGCACCAAAACCAGGTGGACAAAGCAGGTGTTTTCCACGCCGACTTCGAAGCGGAACTGTCTTGCGGCTTCCAGGAAGGGGAGGGATTCAATGTCGCCAGCGACACCGCCGATTTCGCAGAGCACGATGTCAGCGCCGCTTTCAGCTGCAGAACGGAAGGCGTCCTTGATTTCGTTGGTAATGTGCGGAATCACCTGCACGGTGCCGCCGAGGTACTTGCCCGCGCGTTCTTTTGCGAGTACAGAAGAATAGATGCGGCCCGAAGTGTAGCTCGATGCCTTGGAGCACTGCACGCCTGCGAAGCGTTCGTAGTGGCCCAAATCAAGGTCGGTTTCGTAGCCGTCGTCGGTCACGAAAACTTCACCGTGCTGGTAGGGGCTCATGGTGCCCGGGTCCACGTTCAGGTACGGGTCCAGCTTCTGCATGAACACCTTGTAGCCGCGGCTCTTGAGGAGCAGTGCGAGCGATGCGGAGGTGATGCCTTTACCGAGGGAACTGACCACGCCGCCGGTAATGAAGATGTACTTGGTCTGTTTCTTTGCAGTTGCCTTAGCCATTTTTCACCTCCCCGGCGCATTCCTTACCCGCGCCATCCATACAAGCACAATCCTTGCCCGCACCGTTCTTTCCAGATTTAAAGTCAAGAATCATTTGTCTGAATTCGCCGAACAGGTAGTAGGAATCGTTCGGACCTGGAGCGGATTCCGGGTGGTACTGCACGCTGAACGCGGGGAGTTCCTTGTGACGGATGCCCTCGACGGTGTTGTCGTTCAGGTTGATGTGCGAGACTTCCACGTTCGCGGGGAGGGTCGATTCTTCGATGGCGTAGTTGTGGTTCTGGCTCGTGATTTCCACGGCGCCGGTCTTCAAGTTTTTCACCGGATGGTTGCAGCCGTGATGGCCGAATTTGAGTTTGGAAACTTTCGCGCCGAGCGCAAGACCCAAAAGCTGGTTACCGAGGCAGATGCCCATCAGCGGGACCTTGCCCAAAAGCTGCTTCACGACAGCCGCTACTTGCGGGAGGCTGTTCGGGTCGGCAGGCCCGTTCGAGAGGAACACACCGTCCGGATTCTTCGCCATAATTTGTTCGTAGGTGGCGTTGATCGGAAGCACCGTCACCTTCATGTTCTGCGCGGCGAGGTTCCTCAGAATGTTCGTCTTGATACCGAAATCCAGCGCGACAACGTTCAGGTCGCCTTCGGTGCTGAATTCGTAGCCGTTCGGGTCGCTGACCTTGCTGGCGTAATCCTGGCCGTCGAGGCCTTCCCAGGCTTTTGCCTTTGCGATCGCGTCGGCTTCATTCATGTCGGAGCCGTCTACGTGCAGGTAGGCTTTCTGAGCCCCGTGTTCACGCAGGTGGATGGTGAGAGCGCGCGTATCCACGCCCGCGATGCCCGGCTTCTTGTGGGCGAGCATATAGTCGTGCAGGCTCTCTTCGCCGATTTCCTTGCTCACGTCATCCAGCGAGTTCACGACAATCCCGTTCAGGAACACGTCGCGGGATTCGGACTTCTCGAGGTTTGCGGCGTACGCGCCCACTTCTGCCGTGGTGAATACCACGAACTGCCCCGCGTAGGAGGGGTCCGTCAAAATCTGCTTGTAGCCCGCCATGCCGGTGTTGAACACCGCTTCGCCGACGGTATCGGTAGTCTCTCCAAAGGCATACCCGTGGAACACGGCGCCATCCGCCAGTGCCAAGAACGCTTTCTTCTCGCGTTTCGCTTTCCAGTTGAACTTGTCAGTCATATATTGCTCGCTGTGTAATGAAAATCCAGATAAAAATAAAGGCAAAAGCCAGAAGCTTTTGCCAAACGATTGAAAAATTTAAAGACAGGAATGAAAATCAGATGCCCGGGGAGAGTCGCCTGGTTCCGTTGCGAGTGGCTTGCAACGGCGGTACTCATGTGTGCCTCGATGGATTCCGATTTTTTCATCGGAACCAAAAACTAGCATTCTGCCAAGGCGTTGGTAAGGCATAAAAAAAGAAAAATTTTTGCGAAATTCGCCCGAAATGGGCAATTCTTTTACAATTTTTGTAGTTTTGCGATTTTGCATTACACAAAATGTAAAACCATTTCTCGGGCCAAAATCCATTCTTGCGCAACAATGCCACCTCGTGCGCCATTTACCCCTCGAACCATAAAATGGCACGATTTTTGCATGCCAAAAACGTCCGTTTCCCTGCTTGCATCCGAACGGGTGGGCTGTGACCTTCGAGGTAGGGGAAACATAAATTTCAGAGAGGCGTTATGCTCGACGAATTACACGAAGAATGCGGCGTCATCGGCATTTACAATGGCGATACCGTCGTGAGGAATATAACCATGGGGCTTTACGCCCTGCAGCACCGCGGTCAGGAAAGCGCCGGATTCGCGGTCACCGACGGAGACAAGGTTCGCGTCCGCAAGTCCATGGGGCTTGTATCCACCCTCCTCCGGGAACACAACATCGACGAATTTGACGGCTTTGCTGGCATTGGCCACGTGCGTTACAGCACTACCGGGGCATCTACCCTTGCCAACGCCCAGCCGATTCTGGTGAGCTGCAAGTGGGGGCAGCTCGCGGTGGCCCACAACGGAAACATCACCAACGCCACCGAACTCCGCGCCGAAATGGAAAGCGAAGGGCACATTTTCCAGACCACCTCCGATTCCGAAATTCTCCTGCACGAAATCGCCCGCACCGAGGCGGACTCCCTGGGAGAGGCCATCAAGAAAGCCATCACGAAATTCACGGGCAGTTTCTGCCTCGTGTTTATCAGCAAGGACACCATGTTCGTGGCCCGTGACGGCTTCGGGTTCCGCCCGCTTTCTATCGCGCGGATGGGCAAGGCGTGGTGTGTCGCGAGCGAAACCTGCGCATTTGACCTGCTGGGTGCAAACTACGTGCGCGATATCCAGCCCGGCGAGTTCCTGACCATCACCCAGAACGGGCTGCACTCCGAGCGCTTTACCCACAAGGACAGGCTGGCCCATTGCATTTTCGAGTACATCTACTTCAGTCGCCCGGATTCCAAGATTTTCGAACAAAGTTGTGACAAGATTCGCCGCAAGATGGGAAAGCAACTGGCGAAGGAATGCCCTGTAGATGCGGATATCGTGATTTCTGTACCCGACAGCGCCACCACGGCTGCGTTAGGTTATTCGCAAGCCAGCGGCATCCGCTTTGAAATCGGGCTTCTCCGTAACCATTACGTGGGCCGCACCTTCATTGACCCCACGCAGAACGTGCGCGAGCAGAAGGTCAAACTCAAGTTCAACCCCATAGAGGGTGTGCTCAAGAACAAGCGCGTGTGCGTGGTGGAAGATTCCATCGTTCGCGGCACGACGCTCAAGATTCTTTCCCGAATGTTGCGCGACGCGGGCGCTCTCGAAGTCCACATCCGCATAGCATCGCCTCCGGTGGCGCACCCCTGCTTCTTTGGCATGGATTTCCCGAGCCAGGGCGAACTGGCCGCAAGTTCCATGACTCCCGACGAAATCGCCAAGATGCTGGGCGTCGAAAGCCTCGGCTACCTGAGCGTCGAAGGCATGAAGGAATGCACCGGCGAGGGCGAGCATTACTGCGCCGCCTGTTTCGACAACGACTATCCCGACTACATCGGAAGTGATTTGACGAAGACCCGGTGCGGGTAAGTGTGCGAGGCAAACTTCGTTTGCCGAAGGATTACTTGTATTCCGCGCCGAAGGTAAACGTGCGTTTTTCGCCGGGCGGGATTACGATGAGTCCGCGGTGGTGATTCAGCGCGTCGGGCTCCGATGTCATGGGCTCGATGGCGATGCTCTCGCGGGTCGGGGGCGTGTATATCTGGATGGCGTTGTACTGCCCGAGGCGTGCATCCTGCCAAATGGTGAGCTTGCCGTTCTTGCCTTCGAGCGTAACGACGCCTCTTCCTGTTTCTCCCGGCTTGCTGTTGTCAACAAGGCAAAAACAGTCGTTGATGAACTCGTCGTTAATCTTGCGGCCTGCAGTAAAGCGCGTGTCCGCATGGAAGTTGCCTGTCGGAAGGTCGGCGCTGTCAAGTTCCGCAAGGAGCGATTCGGGGAGTGTCATTACCAGGTCGTTGATTTTTTCACCCAGCATGTAGTACGGGTGCCAGCCTTCGGAATAGGGCATATCCGTGTTGCCCATGTTCTCGACGGTCGATTCGACCATGTACGCGTTCCCGGAGAACGTTATTTTGTTTGTAGCACGAAACGGGAAGGGGAATCCCGCGAAGGCACCCGGCCAGTCGCAGGTAAAAACGGCAGAGCAACTTTTGCTGTCGGCTTCAAAACGCTCGAATTTCCATTCCTGGTTCTGCAAAAAACCGTGCAGGGCGTGCGGGGCCCAGCTTACGTTGTTGATGAGCTGGTAGGTCTTGCCGTTCCAGGTAAACTTCGCGTAGGCGGTGCGCCCGGGGTAGGGGGCTAGCCTGCAGCCCGCGTTGGTGTCGGGGCCCATCTTGAAGATGTCGTCGCCTTCGCGGTAGCCGTAGAGCAGGTCGAGCGTTTTTTTGCCGGCGCTAGCCTCGGGTGAGTTGCCCGCGGAGGCATAGTTTGCGACAGGGATGCGCCAGGCGTTGAGCCCGCTGCCGTAGCCCGAAAGGATTTCGAATTCAGCGCCGTCGTCGCGCTGGAGGACAAAACACTGCACTGTGCCGATAGGGCGGGAAATCAGTTTGAAGTTGCTCATATTTTTTAAGATAGAAAAAAGGTCACTAGTCATTGGTCAATAGTTGCTGGTTCTTATGGTCGCGCCGAAGGCGCCATTTTTTTTACTAATGACTAAGGACTAACTACTAATAACTATCTTTATGAGCATGGATTCCCAGACGATAGTCGCTCCGATGACCCCCTCCGGCGTGAGTGCCGTGGCCGCGCTCCGCGTGAGCGGAGCCCACGTCCGTGACGTGGTCGCGCGCCTGTTCGGGAACGAGCGTCTAGAGAATTTGAAGGCGCGCGAGGCGTGCCTCGGGACTGCGCGTGACCCGCAGTCGGGCAAGCTTATCGATAGCCTATTGTACATCTTCTTCGAGGGCCCGAATTCCTATACCGGCGAAGACGTGCTGGAACTCTACCCGCACGGGAACCCGCTTATCGTACGCGACCTGCTGCAGGCAATCCGCGGGCTCGATGGCGTGCGCCTTGCCGAACCCGGGGAATTCACGCGACGCGCCTTCCTGAACGGCAAGATGGACTTGACGCAGGCCGAATCCGTGGCCGACGTGATTCACAGTGCGAACCGCGCAGAACTCGAGAACGCTCACCGCCTTCTGGGGGGCGCCCTCTCGAAAAAGATTGCGGCACTCGCTTCGCAGGTCAAGGACATCTCGGCGCGCCTCGAACTCGATGTGGATTTCGCGGAAGAGGAGGCCGATCCGGACTTTGCAGGCTGGGAGGCGCGGTTTGTTGCTGTCCGCGAATCCATCCAGCAAATTTTAAACAGCTTCCACGGGAAGGCTTCGCTTAGCAGGCTCCCGCTGGCCGTGCTCTACGGCGCGCCGAATGCGGGCAAGTCAAGCCTCGTGAATGCCCTCCTGGGCGAAGACCGCGTGCTCGTGAGCAACGTTCCGGGCACTACGCGCGACTTTGTGGAAGTGCGCCTGTTCTTGCCCGGTGGCGAAATCCGGCTGGTCGATACCGCGGGCATCGCGGCGCAGGCGACGGATGAGCTTGACGCTCTCAGCCAGAAGAAGAGCAGGGAAATTCTCGAAGAAGCCGACATGAAGATTCTCGTGCTGGACGGGGCTTTGCGGAAGTGTCGTTCTCGCGAAGGCGAATTAGCATCTCGTCATTCTCGCGAAGGCAAAATTGCTTCTCGTCGTTCTCGCGACGGCGAATTAGCATCTCGTCATTCTCGCGAAGGTGAATTAGCACCTCGTCATTCTCGCGAAGGCGAATTAGCATCTCGTCATTCTCGCGAAGGCGAGAATCTTAGAACGTCCACCTTCGCGGACATGGCAAATAACGCGGACCTTGTCGTTTATTCCAAGAGCGACCTGCGTGCATCCCCCGACAGGAACGGCGCATCCCCGATTCCCGATGGCGGACTGAGTGTTTCTTCCAAGACGGGCGAGGGGCTCGACGCTCTCCGACAGGCGATGAACGCCACCCTGTTCAAACAATCTGCGGACGCAGAAGACCTCTGGATTACGAGCGAGCGCGAGAAGGCCTGCCTCGAAGACGCCCTTGCGGGTATCGACCGCGCGCTCGACCTGCTCCGGAACAATCCTGCAGTCGAACTTTTGGCTTTTGAAATGCAGGTGGTGCGTCGTGCACTCCAGAGCATAACGGGCGAAATCTCGTCCGAAGACATTCTACAATCTATTTTCGCGGGGTTCTGCATTGGCAAGTAGCACGCTCAGTTTAATCGGTGTCCTCATCGGGATTTTTGCTTTCGGGACCTACATGGTTCCCCTGAAAAAGTACCCGAACTATTCTTCGTGGGCGTTCCTCGCCGTGATGGCGGTGGGCGCGCTCTTCTGTTCCACCGTTATCGCGGGAGTAACCGGGCAATTCAACTTGGCGCCGGTCGGTATTTTCTGCGGGCTTCTCTGGGTTATCGGCGGCGCGCTCTGCTTCTGGGCGGTGCAGGCCGAACAGGACCTCGCGGGTACGGGGCTTCGGTCCATGAGCGTGAGCATCTTGCTCTCGTTCTTCAGCGGCGTGGTCATATTCCAGGAACCGACCCTTCTGTACTTCTCCGTTCCGGCGATTGCCTGCATGGTTATCGGCATCTGGATTCCTGCAAGCAAGACCAAGTCCGTGTGGAAAAACTGGCGCTCGCTCCTTTCGGGCGCGATTTTCGGTACGTACCTGATTCCGTACAAGTTCAGTTCCCTCGGTGATATGGAATTCCTGTTCCCCTTCTCGGTGGGCGTGTGCGTAGGCAGCGTATTGCTTGTCGCCATTATGACGCTCAAGCGCAAGAAAAGTTTCGGTTATCCTAAAATTCCTACTTTGTTCGCTTTTGCGTCCGGCATCCTCTGGATGCTCGGTACCCTCGCCATCTTCTGGGCCATCGCCGACGACGGCATGTTCGGCTACGCAGTGGGCTACCCGCTTCTGCAGCTCAATCTCGTGGTGAACCAGAT contains:
- the carA gene encoding glutamine-hydrolyzing carbamoyl-phosphate synthase small subunit; translation: MTDKFNWKAKREKKAFLALADGAVFHGYAFGETTDTVGEAVFNTGMAGYKQILTDPSYAGQFVVFTTAEVGAYAANLEKSESRDVFLNGIVVNSLDDVSKEIGEESLHDYMLAHKKPGIAGVDTRALTIHLREHGAQKAYLHVDGSDMNEADAIAKAKAWEGLDGQDYASKVSDPNGYEFSTEGDLNVVALDFGIKTNILRNLAAQNMKVTVLPINATYEQIMAKNPDGVFLSNGPADPNSLPQVAAVVKQLLGKVPLMGICLGNQLLGLALGAKVSKLKFGHHGCNHPVKNLKTGAVEITSQNHNYAIEESTLPANVEVSHINLNDNTVEGIRHKELPAFSVQYHPESAPGPNDSYYLFGEFRQMILDFKSGKNGAGKDCACMDGAGKECAGEVKNG
- a CDS encoding aldose 1-epimerase → MSNFKLISRPIGTVQCFVLQRDDGAEFEILSGYGSGLNAWRIPVANYASAGNSPEASAGKKTLDLLYGYREGDDIFKMGPDTNAGCRLAPYPGRTAYAKFTWNGKTYQLINNVSWAPHALHGFLQNQEWKFERFEADSKSCSAVFTCDWPGAFAGFPFPFRATNKITFSGNAYMVESTVENMGNTDMPYSEGWHPYYMLGEKINDLVMTLPESLLAELDSADLPTGNFHADTRFTAGRKINDEFINDCFCLVDNSKPGETGRGVVTLEGKNGKLTIWQDARLGQYNAIQIYTPPTRESIAIEPMTSEPDALNHHRGLIVIPPGEKRTFTFGAEYK
- a CDS encoding tRNA modification GTPase → MDSQTIVAPMTPSGVSAVAALRVSGAHVRDVVARLFGNERLENLKAREACLGTARDPQSGKLIDSLLYIFFEGPNSYTGEDVLELYPHGNPLIVRDLLQAIRGLDGVRLAEPGEFTRRAFLNGKMDLTQAESVADVIHSANRAELENAHRLLGGALSKKIAALASQVKDISARLELDVDFAEEEADPDFAGWEARFVAVRESIQQILNSFHGKASLSRLPLAVLYGAPNAGKSSLVNALLGEDRVLVSNVPGTTRDFVEVRLFLPGGEIRLVDTAGIAAQATDELDALSQKKSREILEEADMKILVLDGALRKCRSREGELASRHSREGKIASRRSRDGELASRHSREGELAPRHSREGELASRHSREGENLRTSTFADMANNADLVVYSKSDLRASPDRNGASPIPDGGLSVSSKTGEGLDALRQAMNATLFKQSADAEDLWITSEREKACLEDALAGIDRALDLLRNNPAVELLAFEMQVVRRALQSITGEISSEDILQSIFAGFCIGK
- a CDS encoding GRP family sugar transporter, producing the protein MASSTLSLIGVLIGIFAFGTYMVPLKKYPNYSSWAFLAVMAVGALFCSTVIAGVTGQFNLAPVGIFCGLLWVIGGALCFWAVQAEQDLAGTGLRSMSVSILLSFFSGVVIFQEPTLLYFSVPAIACMVIGIWIPASKTKSVWKNWRSLLSGAIFGTYLIPYKFSSLGDMEFLFPFSVGVCVGSVLLVAIMTLKRKKSFGYPKIPTLFAFASGILWMLGTLAIFWAIADDGMFGYAVGYPLLQLNLVVNQMWGVFVFGEYASRHGRIKLTLSTIVILVGAVLLTLSKM
- the purF gene encoding amidophosphoribosyltransferase: MLDELHEECGVIGIYNGDTVVRNITMGLYALQHRGQESAGFAVTDGDKVRVRKSMGLVSTLLREHNIDEFDGFAGIGHVRYSTTGASTLANAQPILVSCKWGQLAVAHNGNITNATELRAEMESEGHIFQTTSDSEILLHEIARTEADSLGEAIKKAITKFTGSFCLVFISKDTMFVARDGFGFRPLSIARMGKAWCVASETCAFDLLGANYVRDIQPGEFLTITQNGLHSERFTHKDRLAHCIFEYIYFSRPDSKIFEQSCDKIRRKMGKQLAKECPVDADIVISVPDSATTAALGYSQASGIRFEIGLLRNHYVGRTFIDPTQNVREQKVKLKFNPIEGVLKNKRVCVVEDSIVRGTTLKILSRMLRDAGALEVHIRIASPPVAHPCFFGMDFPSQGELAASSMTPDEIAKMLGVESLGYLSVEGMKECTGEGEHYCAACFDNDYPDYIGSDLTKTRCG